One Amycolatopsis sp. NBC_00355 genomic window carries:
- a CDS encoding cytochrome P450 family protein codes for MPPEPVVDLRDPAVLGDPMRGYDRILAESPVCRARLPNGDEGWLITRRDDVRAVLSDPAVRNDPTGLPGHGAQTQEQAFLALGTPPEHLPYLRASLLSLDGPEHARLRRSISHAFGASRVATLRPRVQEIVDVLLDGLGSASGTVNLLDEYAYPLAMAVVCELVGVPEADWADWWRWGKVLVGTDPAQITPTLGEMFSFCHNLIDQRRADPRDDLISQVVAQDDLTDVDAVAVLVFLVLAGHETMAHMLSNAALALMRDPAQRELLRTEPELWPAAVRELVRTDGPVQLARLRYAATDIEVGGVRIGAGDAVQAVLGAANRDPARFAHPHDADVRWQAQHGGREGSVGFGWGPHFCLGVALAKLEAEVALRSLFDRFPAVSPVAEPAWVPLPRGRHRVNLDVRLR; via the coding sequence GTGCCGCCCGAACCCGTTGTGGACCTGCGTGACCCGGCCGTCCTCGGCGACCCGATGCGCGGGTACGACCGCATCCTCGCCGAATCACCGGTCTGCCGGGCCCGGCTGCCGAACGGCGACGAGGGGTGGCTGATCACCCGCAGGGACGACGTCCGCGCCGTGCTCTCCGACCCGGCTGTGCGCAACGATCCCACCGGCCTGCCGGGGCACGGCGCCCAGACTCAGGAGCAGGCGTTCCTCGCGCTGGGCACGCCTCCGGAGCACCTGCCCTACCTGCGGGCGAGCCTGCTCAGCCTGGACGGGCCCGAACACGCGCGGCTGCGGCGCAGCATCAGCCACGCCTTCGGCGCGTCCCGGGTCGCCACGCTGCGCCCGCGGGTGCAGGAGATCGTCGACGTACTGCTCGACGGCCTCGGCTCCGCGTCCGGGACCGTGAACCTGCTCGACGAGTACGCCTACCCGCTGGCCATGGCCGTGGTCTGCGAGCTGGTCGGCGTCCCCGAAGCGGACTGGGCGGATTGGTGGCGCTGGGGGAAGGTGCTGGTCGGCACCGATCCGGCGCAGATCACGCCGACGCTGGGCGAGATGTTCTCCTTCTGCCACAACCTGATCGACCAGCGCCGCGCCGACCCGCGCGACGACCTGATCAGCCAGGTCGTCGCCCAGGACGACCTGACCGACGTCGACGCCGTGGCCGTCCTGGTGTTCCTCGTGCTCGCCGGGCACGAAACCATGGCGCACATGCTGTCCAACGCGGCCCTCGCCCTGATGCGCGATCCGGCCCAGCGGGAGCTGCTGCGCACCGAGCCGGAGCTCTGGCCGGCCGCGGTGCGCGAGCTGGTGCGCACCGACGGCCCGGTGCAACTGGCCCGGCTGCGCTACGCCGCGACGGACATCGAGGTGGGCGGCGTGCGGATCGGCGCGGGTGACGCGGTGCAGGCGGTGCTCGGCGCCGCCAACCGCGACCCCGCGCGGTTCGCCCACCCGCACGACGCCGACGTCCGGTGGCAGGCGCAGCACGGCGGCCGCGAAGGCAGCGTCGGATTCGGCTGGGGGCCGCACTTCTGCCTCGGCGTCGCGCTGGCGAAGCTGGAAGCCGAGGTCGCGCTGCGCAGCCTGTTCGACCGATTCCCCGCGGTGTCCCCCGTGGCCGAACCGGCCTGGGTGCCGCTGCCCCGCGGCCGGCACCGCGTCAACCTGGACGTCCGGCTGCGCTGA
- a CDS encoding serine hydrolase domain-containing protein: protein MLDDVMMALDTVLPRLAAVTGTPGVAVAVATSSELRTAATGFADLGAGRPMTAETVAPAGSLTKPVTGLAFLQLVEAGAVGLDTPIDQVLPAGLRGADPAPVTTAMLAAHQGGYYSDIVTAVAHTAPAEPVLDYVRRRHEAGRAVEYGGVLPLVTSPGPYSYSSFGVGVLGGAVEHLTGEPYGARVHRDVFAAAGMNDTSIDDGTRNPWAPGSPDRNTGRATGYMAFGDWCLPSPPLRTSAYPGVGMHTSAADAGRLLQSLLRTANGDRGLVRPESLAAMVAPRVPRPSQHGVRSFSGLTLELADPELGDDWWWGHTAAFPWGFWWEARVWPHRDLAAVAVGNRWDMARFHNPASRSAPGLAVEWAGRWAVSGSPAKLPDMDGRPRWTGPRPTPESSRWMGILAGERTHGLLGITDPLPAATLTAGARSLGGADSGGWDPDAFVRGVEQARAAAPDPDALGALGRDLGPAAALWMLECGASSADVTMPVGFYARAPR from the coding sequence ATGCTCGACGATGTGATGATGGCGCTCGACACCGTCCTGCCGCGGCTGGCGGCCGTCACCGGCACGCCCGGGGTCGCCGTCGCGGTGGCGACGAGCAGCGAGCTGCGCACCGCCGCGACCGGGTTCGCGGACCTGGGCGCGGGCCGGCCGATGACCGCCGAGACGGTGGCGCCGGCGGGGTCGCTCACCAAACCCGTCACGGGGCTGGCCTTCCTGCAGCTGGTGGAGGCCGGCGCGGTCGGCCTGGACACGCCGATCGACCAGGTGCTGCCCGCGGGGCTGCGCGGTGCCGACCCCGCGCCCGTCACCACGGCCATGCTGGCCGCCCACCAGGGCGGTTACTACAGCGACATCGTCACGGCGGTGGCGCACACCGCGCCGGCCGAACCGGTGCTCGACTACGTCCGGCGCCGCCACGAAGCCGGGCGTGCCGTGGAGTACGGCGGGGTGCTGCCGCTGGTGACGTCGCCGGGTCCCTACTCGTACTCCAGTTTCGGCGTCGGCGTGCTGGGTGGTGCCGTGGAGCACCTGACCGGTGAGCCCTACGGCGCCCGCGTCCACCGGGACGTCTTCGCGGCGGCCGGAATGAACGACACGAGCATCGACGACGGCACGCGGAACCCGTGGGCGCCCGGCTCACCGGACCGGAACACCGGCCGGGCGACCGGGTACATGGCGTTCGGCGACTGGTGCCTGCCGAGCCCGCCGCTGCGCACCTCGGCCTACCCCGGGGTCGGGATGCACACCAGCGCCGCGGACGCCGGGCGGCTGCTGCAATCCTTGCTGCGCACCGCGAACGGCGACCGCGGGCTCGTCCGCCCGGAGTCGCTCGCGGCGATGGTGGCCCCGCGCGTCCCGCGCCCGAGCCAGCACGGCGTCCGGTCGTTCTCGGGCCTCACCCTCGAGCTCGCCGACCCGGAGCTGGGCGACGACTGGTGGTGGGGGCACACGGCGGCGTTCCCGTGGGGGTTCTGGTGGGAGGCGCGGGTCTGGCCGCACCGCGACCTCGCCGCCGTCGCGGTCGGCAACCGGTGGGACATGGCCCGCTTCCACAACCCCGCCTCCCGCAGTGCTCCGGGCCTGGCCGTCGAGTGGGCGGGCCGCTGGGCGGTGTCCGGCAGCCCGGCGAAGCTCCCGGACATGGACGGCCGGCCCCGCTGGACCGGGCCCCGCCCCACCCCGGAAAGTTCGCGCTGGATGGGGATCCTCGCCGGGGAACGCACCCACGGCCTGCTCGGCATCACCGACCCGCTGCCGGCCGCGACGCTGACCGCCGGCGCGCGCAGCCTCGGCGGCGCCGACTCCGGCGGCTGGGACCCGGACGCGTTCGTGCGCGGGGTGGAGCAGGCGCGCGCGGCCGCCCCCGACCCGGACGCGCTCGGCGCCCTGGGCCGCGACCTCGGTCCCGCCGCGGCGCTGTGGATGCTCGAGTGCGGGGCGTCGAGCGCCGACGTGACGATGCCGGTCGGCTTCTACGCCCGTGCGCCGCGGTGA
- a CDS encoding DUF4230 domain-containing protein: MTGWGKRLVVLAVAVVVLAAAALVASAVHLLPQLRNPFAEQTEEHSGPVLLQSIVELSRYEAASGSFQVVVDITTSSALPSFLAGSDTMFIGVGTDNAFVDFSHLKGDAVQVSDDRLSATLTLGHAQLEPATLDVHESHVYAQQQGLFTRINEFLSGNPNSQQALYELAQKQIQGAAEKSTLVADAERNTKTMLIGLLQSLGFKNITVNYADNAVG, from the coding sequence ATGACTGGTTGGGGAAAGCGGCTCGTCGTCCTGGCGGTGGCGGTAGTGGTGCTGGCCGCGGCGGCACTCGTCGCATCGGCCGTACACCTGTTACCCCAACTGCGCAATCCGTTCGCCGAACAGACCGAGGAGCACTCCGGTCCGGTGCTGCTGCAGTCGATCGTCGAGCTTTCGCGCTACGAAGCCGCCAGTGGTTCGTTCCAGGTGGTCGTCGACATCACGACCAGCTCGGCCCTGCCCAGTTTCCTCGCGGGCAGCGACACCATGTTCATCGGCGTCGGCACGGACAACGCCTTCGTGGACTTCTCGCACCTGAAGGGCGACGCGGTCCAGGTCTCCGACGACCGCCTGTCCGCCACACTCACCTTGGGGCACGCGCAACTGGAGCCGGCGACCCTGGACGTGCACGAGTCGCACGTGTACGCGCAGCAGCAGGGTTTGTTCACCCGCATCAACGAGTTCCTCAGCGGGAACCCGAACTCCCAGCAGGCGCTGTACGAGCTCGCCCAGAAACAGATCCAGGGCGCGGCGGAGAAGAGCACGCTGGTGGCCGACGCGGAGCGCAACACCAAGACGATGCTGATCGGCCTGCTGCAGTCCCTCGGCTTCAAGAACATCACCGTGAACTACGCCGACAACGCCGTCGGCTGA